The following is a genomic window from Xyrauchen texanus isolate HMW12.3.18 chromosome 6, RBS_HiC_50CHRs, whole genome shotgun sequence.
GCTGGTTACTTATTCTGGTGGTGTTTTATTGGATTGCATTATAAAACCATGGGCCAATGACTGGGTGATGGGCAATTGATGGGGtatctttaaaatgttatgtttgtgaaataaaaaataaaaaaacctttcTCATGATTGTCTAGCTCTGTGGGTGTTTTTGATGGAGTCAGATGCAGATTGTAACCTTTTCTGTCTATGAAATGGCGAAGTAGGCAGCTTCAGCAGTATTCACACTGTGCTTGCTTGATATATAAATTAAGACTTGTCATCTTAAATATGTTAACAGGGTTTCCCACCCAAAGCACCTGGTTAAATTAGGACATTGTCATTATTTTACCATTTCATCGGGATATAAGGTTATGCCGCCCCCTCGCATGGTCATAACctacattcaataaaaatgttcaaagtctAAAGTTACATGTTttccaaatacatatttattacaatGGACTGTATCCTAAACCAACATTTAATGAGTACCACTGTTGTAACTTTGCAGCCACACAATTGTTGATGTAATGAGATAAAACTAAAGATTGATGAATGAACATGAATTCCCTCTAATGGGTTTGTTTACCAAAATAGGCAGTATTGGAGCAAAAGGAGGCAAATTATCTTTATGAAAATGGGTTTATAACTTTGCAGTTTTTaagacttaaaataaattgtaatccaaatattacatttttataggctacacacaaaaggaagaaaaggaccaagaaattagaggatccttagtatgttaaatagtggcaggcaaaccctccaggcttacagaaatggtttaaccgtactactcagcagccaatggaaaagtgcaacactcaccccttcaaactggacaagtggccaaatggctcagaatcacatgaaatcgacacgttgtttacgtgttgtcaacgcgttaacaacacgtaaacaacgcgtgaaaagttaacgcgtagacaacacgttgacaacgtgcaaacaacgtgttgttgacgtgttgtctacgcgttgtctacgtgttaaaattcgcgtatatttgaactgcctggcgttccatatGGTACTGACTCTGTACGCGCGCACGAGACGCTTATATCTTTAAGAGCGCGCGCATCACAGGTAGGATGACGCGGCTCTCGGAGACGTtgcgagtctctctctctctctctctctctctctctctctctctctctctctctctctctctctctgatgcttAAGAAAAAGTGGCGGTCTGTTATTCATTGCCGAAGACGGCTTCGGGATTTTTCTCTTCAGCATCAACACTAATGCTGTATCCATGACATGTGCAATGCTTTTGACCGCTATACCCCAACTAAATGTAAAGGTACGTGTGCTCAATGTTCGTGCTTTTGCTGAATGTACTGCATGTGTTATTGTTAAGAGCGCAATAGGCCGTCATGTACGATGGGTGAATAATATCACAGCGGTCGCCTGTTGCTAGGACACAAACGCGCTCttgctatgctgttgtttatGAAATTGATCAATCAATTCATTTCCGGGCACTGATATACTTTGGATCTCGTGTCCTGCCGCGTCATCCTCACTTCTGTAATTAGGATTCATCTTTTAGGGCCTGATCAGTCACCTTATACCATCAATTAGCCTCAAAATACATctattaataaattatctgtggCGCGAGATGTCTCATCTCCTCACTAGCTGTTGTGTGGATATTTCAGTTCACTGGTTCTGTATGTAAGGGCACGAGTTATGTATGATGGAGAATTAAAGCGTTTATTTGGAAAGCTCTCGCGACGAAGGCGGCAATCCAATCGATGCACGCGCCACATTTCACAGACCTTTGGCTGCGTGTTGTGCATGGTCAATGGGAATTAATGATGCTCCCGGACAGATGGCTCACGGGTTACCTGTTGCTATAACGACCGGCCCGTATATTGCGTTATGTGCATTGTGTTGCTGTCCATGAACAGAGCTCACGTGGCACCTTTCCTTCAGTGCAACGTACATTTCTTTTGCGATTGCTAAAATACTTTTGACCTTACAAGGCTAATTATGCTCATATATGTTTTTTTGCACAGCCATACTACGTCACAGACACTGCATCATTTTGCTCTGACGAAACGAGGCACAATGCAGCAGATGGTAGATTTTCATAAGGGTAATTGATTGCTCCTATTTTGAGTGACTTCAGTTGTTGGTCCTAACCCCTTCACACTGATTGTGTACTACTAATACGTTTTCGATACCATTTCAGTTGAAGACAAatacatataattattataatataaaaaaaataattctgtccTAAACAGCATTGTGTGaattaacaacaaaaaacccaaacatctctctctctctcactctctctctcatttgtatttttttattattattattaattattttttttttgtataccatattctttttttttaagtaccttTGGGTACATTGTAAAAACCTTGGTAAATGAATTGTGTACAAAATAGATTTTAATCCATTCTcaaattttttaagaaaatgtcctggtcctttTTTACTGAAGCAAATAGGAAATTAAGtctattttaaaatcaatttatttttatttatttatttttttttttttttacaaggtgACTTTACCCCCGGGTTCACATGAACTATGCAAAAAATATagccattatgatattctcattaccgtagTGTGATAAAGTATATATGAAATAAATTAGTCTTAATGATAACACTTTATGAAGatcatatttaaaatgaattgtaaaagCATTGTAATGCGTTTTTATTGTATCATAATTCATCTTATAAAATTCTCATAAATATTGTAGGCACAGTTATAAAACGTATCTTTTCATACTTCTACCTTAATGACTAACGTTACAAACATcgtatctgcagaagttataatgtattatacatatttgtattatatatattagtgACAAAAGAAATGTATTATAAACATTCATAAGAATTTTTTTATTGGTTGTCAAGCTATCAAGGTTGTCAAATGTCAAGCTTGTAAAATACTTATAATATTTTCTTATAATTGAATTGCAAGctttattatacatattttcaatATATGGCCTATGTTCCACTAATTACAACCTGTTGGGCAAAATTACTTGATGAAAAAAGTTCTTAATTTGTTGTGTTCTGTGCATTTTCATTTAACTTCcattctgttattattattttgttataatgcattattctctTTAAGCTAACTAATATagtgtgttataactgtagtaaCAATTGTAACATATTATGCCATGTATTATgtgacattatgaatgcattaatatttataatgtatttatgtattgtaAATATGGGCTTCTTAATTATAGAAAGTGTTACCCTGTGATCATGATTCCACCAAAGTTATTTTTGAAAGGTTCGTAAACCTCCGCAGGAGGACTCTTCTATTGAACATCTACAATGAGCTTAATTAACATTCTGAGAATTTTTCTTTGGCTTTGGGTCATGTTCAGATTTTTAAGCAAATTACAGCCTGATCTTTTAAGCATTTATAatcatttttcattctttctcttCTGTCTTCGGCTTAATTGACCTCATTGCAATCACTCTTGCCCATGTCTGTCTCCTCCAGCATGGCAGCCAGCACCAAATCATACAGAAATATTTGACCCACATACTGTACCTCAGAAATGTCTGGCAGCTGGTGTCTCTGCGATCTTCTTTAGTAGCAGCTTTTTCTTATGAGCTTTAAAGGACAATCTGACTTGAGTATATCTACCTGCAACCTAGACTTTGACGTCAGGCACGTGCATATCAGAACCACCTGGAGTTGATATTTCCAACATATGTTTTTGTGGTTTACAAATCCTTTATGCTGCCTCATTCATTGAAAATAGAAAGTAGATCTGTGTTTCTGAACAATATGCAGTACAAGGAGCACAAATGGCCACATCACTGCTCATTGGACACATCAGTTCCCTATTTAAACCAATGGATGTCACTTGTCAATACAGATTTTGATCATCATGTAACCCATTAAGGTCAAATGCCAGAGGTCATTAGCTCCTAGCTGTAGCTAGACTTTTATCATGGTGAGGACTGTGGGCTAATATTAACTGACATGGCTGCAAAGGCTGTTTGCAAATTAACAAGCCACAGAAAGAGCCTTGGTTGGCCAAATATGATTATTAATGCTATCAGAGTGGGTGATCTCCCACAGAACCACTAAAGCAGCCAGCATCTCCACCATATGCTTGGACAACGTCTTCATCTAACCAGTGTGAGTGAATTGACAACTGGTTAATTGGTGGATTTGGCATCTGTTTCTGAGGTGGAGCTTGAGCTGTCTCTAGCTTTGCAGCCTTTCATGTTCAGGTTTAGTAGATTGGTACTCGCTTAGCTGGATGCCTCAACCTTCATAATGCGTCCAATCATACAGCCAGAGAGACCTGTCTGGAGATGTCATAAGGTAAGAGAAGTAATTGGTGTTAGGGCATCGAGTTCATGTTGAgctctttgttgtttttttaatgtctttGTCCTTCCGCCCGGTTTTACGATTGAGTGAATCTCTGGACTTGCTGATGTAGAGGGCCACTTTGTTCTCATTATTTGTGTGATAccgtttgtaaaaaaaaaaaaacatttctaaactaATGTTTGAACTGCTGCTAATTTCTTCCTGTCAATGTACAGTGGTCCCAAAGTATTTAGACACATTGGACTAATAAATGTATTACTTTAGTTGAAATTGCATATGTGtatgaagaaaaacaaatatgaaattgcattagataacaatatattaaagggatagttcacccaaaaatgaaaatgcattatttactccccctcatgccatcccagatgtttacgactaactttcttttgcagaacacaaatgaagatttttatgagAATgtctcacctctgtaggtccatgtaattcaagtgaaaaaaatgtaagctccaaaaagctcataccggcagcataaaagaaacccATACGAATCCAGATGATGCATTTATGTCATCTGAAGTAGTAtgatagtgtgggtgagaaacagatacatacagtctttttttatttttttttaaactataaatctccattttcactttcaaatacttttgtttttgccaattcacattcatagtgcatatcgccacctgctgggaaggaaggagaatatatagtaaaacagacttaaatattgatctgtctgcCACActtatatcaattctgaagatattgattaaaccacttgagtcttatggattacttttatgctgcttttgtgttttttttgacctacagagttgaaatatttttcaaaacatctttgaagaaagaaagtgaaacacatctgggatgtttgaggatgagtaaaagatgacatttttggttgaactatccctttaaaccaaaGGACATCTGAAAACAGAACTGAATTCACATACAATGTCCTagtagagtaaccacaggtgtagtccATCATATTAAATATGGGCAAGGTTCACAAAGTTTGACAaatagaaagtgtccaaatacacaatatattataataacactgcttttattttcagtgcAAAAGGAGACCATTTTATCTTTTGAACTTGCTTCCTCAGGTTGATTACCCTACTGATATGCTCCCCAAAACGAGAAAAGCCCTTAGCATCCAGGAAATTGCAGCTCTGGCCAGATCATCATTTAATGGTAAAGACTCCACCTTGATGCTGACTTCAAGTTCTGTTTATGTTGTTTGTtgagtcaaaatcagtcaacatgcagtgctgggtagtaacagattacacgtaatctggattacgtaatcagattacaaaaataaagtacttgtaattggactacattacattttaaaatactcataattgCACTAcagtttttatactttttatagaTTGCATAATTATATATTAACAAGGCAGTGGTTTGTTGATAATTTATTTATCATTctaatcattctctttttttcaacGTAGTTGTGTATTGCACTAAATACTGATTCTCGCTATTATCCAATCAGATGAAGATGGAGCAGTCTACCTCAGCATCTAACCACTGGATCTATACAGATCATTTAATTTTTCAGGGGACACGTGGCAAAAACATCACTGTGCAATTTAAACTATGCCTTCAAAAAGTTAATATCCTGTCAAATACGAAGGATTCTACATCAAATCTAAAGAAGCATTTGGAAGAAtgtttgcatgtttgtttttaaCTTTCTTATAGTTTCTTAAATTGCTTTTTTAGTCACCTTAAAAAATTTATATGAATGCACTTTTAGTGTAGTGACAACTTAGAGATGTTTTTGTGATgctgattcacaaatataactggtctgatctCTTGCTACATGTTGATTGCGTCTGTAAAATGGCTAAATTGCATGACCACATATGTGTTCATGTGCCCCGGGAACCTGTCCATCATTTTAGAAACTCCAATAAGAAATACCTGTTAAAACATATTTGAGTCTGTCATTGATGGAGGGCTTAGACCTCTATCAGGATGAAAATATGATAACTTCTATATTTTTTAGGGCcgtcgatttaaaaaaaaaaaaaaaaaatatatatatatatatatatatatatatatatatatatatatatatatatatatatacattttttaatatttaaagataactatgtataattatatattgatataaatatttataatcattatatattgaattattgttatatgaggggctttctcagcaaatatttgtatatgcgattaaatgcgattaattgcgattaatcgggacaccatgtaattcgattaaagattttaattgattgacagccctaatatttgtACATTTGCGTTAATTTCTCTGAATTTGTGGACATAAGCACCTCTCAAACTATTAAACCATGCAGAATttggttgaaagtaatccaaaagtaattggattagattaccacaaaaatgtaattatgagaTTGTTCTCAGAAAAAGTACCCGATTAtaattcacaagtaatccatCCAGCActgtcaacatgaacacatcggTGTGTAGAGTTATTAGCGACCTGGTGCAtcttacctacatctgtatgatcgttCGCTTATGTTTTCCAAAACCAGAAATTTTCCAAGACCTTGTCATGCGATTTATTTTTGTCTAATTAGTCtactaaaggaatcaaatcttctcAGATACTCTTAAATCCCCATTCaatcatgtgccatctgcagcgaaagccattcacacatctgtctaaAGTAAGATATGGCCatgattattcttttattctgaaCATTATCACTTTTATTCACTTATCTTTGCAATAGATTCAGTGTCATTATAAATCACAATAACAGTTTAACCGGTGCATATAGCGTGTTAGCACATAagcatcatgaattcagaatataaacaagacaaattaaacattttcatcaaGTGATTCAAAtggcttcttttactgacctcatgtgaagtctactcatagaatgaggcataatgtcattgataacacattttagttTAACACATTGGTTAAGGTTTTGCATGtagtgtcctcatatttaaatgtacttctaaaggCCTCCCACAGTGTTGTGGCTGTTTAGAACTTATTTTTACCCCTCAACGAAGAACGAAAAGGAACTTCTGTGGAAGTATATCGGGCCCTTTACCTATTCCCAAGGATTTACTCATGTGCTTCATACATTAAGTAAAAGAAAAGCTTAATATACTGGGATTCAGTCTAACCGTCCTCTTCGATTCCCAAACAGGCATCTCACAGGTGGTGAAGGATCATGTGACCAAACCCACGGCCATGGCTCAGGGGCGGGTGGCTCATCTGATTGAGTGGAAGGGCTGGTCTAAGCCCTTAGACCCTCCATCTGCTACACTGCAGTCCCACTTTAACTCCTACTCCCATCTCAGCGAGGGCGAGCAGGAGGCCCGGTTCGCAGCAGGTGGGTGTCTCCTTCCACCCTGTTAGTACAGCTGTGAATCTATCAACTGACAATACTTACCCTCGAGAGCTGTAGAGCTCTTGTTGGTAAATACTTTATACATGTTTGTTATACTTCTGGCTCTGAAACTCTGTGGTCAGGTTTCCTTAAGGGGCTTGCTTGATTAGTATAATAGCAAACAGTTgtttaataatcataataataataattattattattatcactactactattattatattgtaatgtattaataataaagcATTAATCACTaacatattatcattattattcattagaaatattggctaaatattataaatataacaataataacaataatttatttaacaattattgttattattgtgatATGATCATGTTTAGCAAATGCTTGtgttcattataataataataacaattattattattaatataataataataatcaagtgTCAATCAACTTTAGTCTCCATTTTGGGCCATCTGAAGGCTTTTAGACTTAGCAGATGGTGTTAAATTAGATTATACAGTCACACTGTTATACCTGTTCctgctcttctcttctcttctttgtTATTTGTTGTGCTTTCATCAGTTTGCCCTGGTGCAGTAAAAAGGGTGCTAAGTAATGGTGGCCTTAGGTTTACAAAAATCGCTGATTCTCTTATGCATTTAAAAGAGCAAGTTCCAAACACTCAACAGCAGatttgaaaaatctctcatctcaTGTTGTTGCATGTCCCTCTGTATTATGAGTGTTTACATTTCTTCATGTTATTTGGTACGATTCCTGTGTTTAGGTGTGGCTGAGCAGTTTGCCATTGCAGAGGCAAAGCTCCGTGCCTGGACCTCTGTAGATGAGGAGGATATGGATGAAGAGTCTTTTGAAGACGATCCTTCTCTCAATGATGAACAAATCATCACAAATCAGAGCTCAGGTGAGTGGGACTGCATATGTTCATTTCTCCTTAGAAGTCACTGTGCACATCTTTGTCTgctgttaaagctgaagtgtgtaatttatgcaccACTTGTGTCACCCATCTGAATTGTAAAAATGACTAGATAAGTTTgccaagacaaactttgatgttggcttggaatgtttaaaatagttttagaagcTTGAAGGTTTTACAGGTCAGACAGACGTTCCATCAATGGACATCTATGGGATTTTACCCATTTTTGATCATTAGTTGTTTAATCggttagaaaaaaaaatcacactattCCAGAGCAGTCTGAAGATCTTTATAGGAGGAATTGCTGATACAAATTTTGGTTCTTGGTTTTGgaaatttagttttttggtgGTTTTGAAAGTGCCAACGAGGCACAGAGTTTACACCATtttgggggaaatcaacctaAAAATGGCTCACTTTTTATATCATCTTGTGAATGCATGACTGAGGAACATTagccattttgtatttttattttgtcttgtcATCATACCTTTTCTCTTTTGCTCTTTTCTGTCTTCTCTGCTTTTATCCGTTGTTTTCAATTTGTCTTGACTtctcatcatatttttttatttgatcctcTCTACCTGTCTCCATCTTTCTGCCCATTTCTgtcctttcaaatctgcatttcaaggTGTTCTTACTGTTTGATCCTCCCTCAGATGCTGTATTGTCCAATCAAAGCTCCCCAGTGCCAATTCAGACTGAGACAGACAATGCTGAAATCCAATCCTTTGATGACGCACCCTGTCAATCAGAAACAGACTGGAGCATGCAGGAACCGTGCATGACCCAGATTGACCATGATGAAATTATCATCTCAGAGGAAGTGCCACAGGGAGCTGAAGAAGTGCAACTTTTAGAAGAGGAGATAGACCGGGCCCTTTGTGGTGTTCACAAACCAGAACGCAGGCCTTTGTGGAGCAAAGGAGACTCCTGCTACTACTCCACCTCCTACTCCGAGTCTGGCCTCtcacctgaggaggaggaggatggaaGAGAGGAGGAAGGGGAGGACAACGTCTTTCAGGAAGTCATCCGCTGGTACAGACACTGCAGAAGCATCTCAGAGACCTCAGGAGCTCTGTCTTTTGAAGAGGAAGAGCAGGACGAAGGTTCTGAGCAGTGACGTCATgctctctgttgccctttgtcttgcTCCCTACGTAACCCTTCTGTGAAGTGTTTGTCCAGTCTGTTGCATTCGAAGACAATGACTTGTTTTTCCGTCTCctttcttttaaagggatagttcacccaaaaatgaaaattctgtcataatttactcagcctcatgtcttTTGAAACTGAATCACTTTCTTTCAAGGGCATGCTTACAGCAGAGTGTCCAAGTTGCTCTCTTCTAttctatgaaaatgaatggggaccaCAACTGTAAAGCAAgagtttcagtgaataacaacttaaaagaGATAGCTCGCCCAGGAATGAAAaatctgtcctcatttactcaccctcatgttgatccaaacctgaAAAAAAATCACTCAAGTTTGGAATtaaatgagggtgaggaaatgatgacatgGTTAAGTTcaccccaatttttttttaacttttacacTTCAGTCGGTTCGTCACACTAAGCTATTGtgtggcttcaaaagacttggaataggaCTTTTCAGAGCTTGACAGCCACTGATCCCTGTCCACTTTCAtttaatggaaaagagcagctcaggCATTCTGCTGTagttctcattttgtgttccatgaaagtgatttttggaatgaaatgaggttaaacagtgacatcatttttatttttgagtaatCTCTTCCTTTATCTCAGTGATCATTATTTGAAGTAAAAGTCCTAGAAAACAGCACAGTACTGTTTCCTCATTTACCTGGAGAGCAAGATGATACTGACATCTGTGTGGCACTGTGTGATGCTCAGCAGCCTCGTGGTTTTGTCAGATCTCAGTGATGGCACATTAGGACTGTCTCCCAATCTTAGAGACTGGAATATCTCTGTGAAGAACGTGGTCCTCAAATGTTTCTCTTTTGTGACCGTTCAAAAGTGATGTAATGCTCATAGTAAATTTGCAATGTTAATATTTCCGGATTATGGGTTTGCTGAGGGACAAAAAAAGACccactttattttgttttggtttagatGTCATGCTGAAAAGTGCTTGTGTGTCCCAGCTTGCTGCCTTGAGTTGAGGTGCAGCTTTGCTGCTATGATGGAGCGTCGTGAATGTGCTTGTTATTACGATCACTGTGTGATGTATTACAAAAGTTGAGCGAGAATCCTCTATCTTTAtgttcattctctctcttttcctccctGTCTGCActtcaatatttgttttttatgtgatTGGCTGCTGAAtgaacaggtttttttttaagctaCTAGTTTATTCAACCTTGAGATGCAGCTACATTGAAATGGTTGACTGTAAGAATACGATCAATGCCTTTTGAACTGCTTTCGTTCATGGAGAACGGCAGTGCAAATCCATGATTAACCATCTCTGTCATCATTATCCTCAGTGATGTCATTGATGTGAATGTGTGAATCccttcacaaaatattttttttctatgtttgtacataaatgtctGAGGTCAAGGTTTAAGGGTTGTGATTGCATTAAAGTTATGAGTATATTCATCATATGTTTACTGCTGAATCGTTAATGATTATTGCTCCAAAGACAGTTAAACAGcaaatcattattttgttactctgtatttttgccttgttttccagAGAAATAGCTTAACATCCTCCAAACAAGATAAAttaacttgagaagcaaaatcgTGTAGATAAATGTCTTGTTTATTTAagagtatactgtatatctgaaaGTTGGTAATTGCCTCTATTGGCAAATGTGTTCTTGTT
Proteins encoded in this region:
- the LOC127645565 gene encoding protein FAM131A-like isoform X1, with product MTCAMLLTAIPQLNVKVDYPTDMLPKTRKALSIQEIAALARSSFNGISQVVKDHVTKPTAMAQGRVAHLIEWKGWSKPLDPPSATLQSHFNSYSHLSEGEQEARFAAGVAEQFAIAEAKLRAWTSVDEEDMDEESFEDDPSLNDEQIITNQSSDAVLSNQSSPVPIQTETDNAEIQSFDDAPCQSETDWSMQEPCMTQIDHDEIIISEEVPQGAEEVQLLEEEIDRALCGVHKPERRPLWSKGDSCYYSTSYSESGLSPEEEEDGREEEGEDNVFQEVIRWYRHCRSISETSGALSFEEEEQDEGSEQ
- the LOC127645565 gene encoding protein FAM131A-like isoform X3, producing the protein MCNAFDRYTPTKCKGISQVVKDHVTKPTAMAQGRVAHLIEWKGWSKPLDPPSATLQSHFNSYSHLSEGEQEARFAAGVAEQFAIAEAKLRAWTSVDEEDMDEESFEDDPSLNDEQIITNQSSDAVLSNQSSPVPIQTETDNAEIQSFDDAPCQSETDWSMQEPCMTQIDHDEIIISEEVPQGAEEVQLLEEEIDRALCGVHKPERRPLWSKGDSCYYSTSYSESGLSPEEEEDGREEEGEDNVFQEVIRWYRHCRSISETSGALSFEEEEQDEGSEQ
- the LOC127645565 gene encoding protein FAM131A-like isoform X2 — protein: MRPIIQPERPVWRCHKVDYPTDMLPKTRKALSIQEIAALARSSFNGISQVVKDHVTKPTAMAQGRVAHLIEWKGWSKPLDPPSATLQSHFNSYSHLSEGEQEARFAAGVAEQFAIAEAKLRAWTSVDEEDMDEESFEDDPSLNDEQIITNQSSDAVLSNQSSPVPIQTETDNAEIQSFDDAPCQSETDWSMQEPCMTQIDHDEIIISEEVPQGAEEVQLLEEEIDRALCGVHKPERRPLWSKGDSCYYSTSYSESGLSPEEEEDGREEEGEDNVFQEVIRWYRHCRSISETSGALSFEEEEQDEGSEQ